The proteins below are encoded in one region of Dromaius novaehollandiae isolate bDroNov1 chromosome 9, bDroNov1.hap1, whole genome shotgun sequence:
- the SUCNR1 gene encoding succinate receptor 1 isoform X1 translates to MIFWWFFFFCCLFLFFLTFQAVNETDGCLLLDSFLEKYYLSTMYSLEFIVGLTGNTVVVFGYIFCLKNWKSGNIYLFNLSLSDLLFLCTLPVLVRSYSSPWAKEIFCHSNRFLLHANMYTSVLFLTFISIDRYLLMKHPFREHLLQRRRTAIIVSVAVWIWVILELLPLIHFLTPIATASNSKCLDYASSGDPAESIIYSMFLTVAGFLIPLCVMCFFYVKMVKFLKNRSDQHNSSLTLEKPLFLVILAVVIFSLLFTPYHIMRNVRLASRIPAWNVSVCTQHIINAVYIITRPIAFLNSAINPVFYFLMGDHFREMLMAKIRQLLNRKRTNMENSNTGKQGTQRATSLG, encoded by the coding sequence ATGAtcttttggtggttttttttcttttgttgtttatttttattctttttaacttTCCAGGCTGTGAATGAGACAGACGGCTGTTTGCTGTTGGACAGTTTCCTAGAAAAGTACTATCTCTCCACCATGTATAGCCTTGAGTTCATTGTAGGCCTCACTGGAAATACTGTTGTTGTGTTTGGGtatattttctgcttgaaaaactggaaaagtgGCAACATCTACCTGTTTAATTTATCATTATCAGATTTATTATTTCTGTGTACTCTTCCAGTACTTGTGAGAAGCTACTCTAGTCCATGGGCAAAGGAGATCTTCTGCCATAGCAACAGATTCCTGTTGCATGCAAACATGTACACCAGCGTCCTTTTCCTTACCTTTATCAGTATTGACCGATACCTGCTCATGAAACATCCTTTCAGAGAACATTTGCTACAGAGAAGAAGAACTGCCATTATAGTGTCTGTTGCTGTATGGATATGGGTTATATTGGAACTGTTGCCGCTGATCCATTTCCTTACGCCTATAGCAACTGCCAGTAACAGCAAGTGTCTTGATTATGCAAGTTCTGGAGACCCAGCAGAAAGCATCATCTATAGCATGTTTCTGACCGTCGCAGGGTTCCTTATTCCTCTCTGTGTCATGTGCTTCTTCTACGTAAAGATGGTTAAGTTTCTTAAGAACAGGAGTGACCAACACAATTCTTCCCTGACACTtgaaaaacctctttttttaGTCATCCTAGCAGTGGTTATCTTCTCATTACTCTTTACTCCGTATCACATAATGCGCAATGTGCGACTTGCTTCACGAATACCAGCCTGGAATGTATCTGTGTGCACACAGCACATCATCAATGCCGTTTATATCATCACGAGACCCATTGCATTTTTAAATAGTGCTATTAATcctgttttttatttcttaatgggTGACCACTTCAGAGAGATGCTGATGGCAAAAATAAGGCAGCTCTTGAACAGAAAAAGAACTAATATGGAGAACTCCAATACTGGGAAACAAGGAACACAAAGAGCAACTAGCTTAGGATGA
- the SUCNR1 gene encoding succinate receptor 1 isoform X2 translates to MAVNETDGCLLLDSFLEKYYLSTMYSLEFIVGLTGNTVVVFGYIFCLKNWKSGNIYLFNLSLSDLLFLCTLPVLVRSYSSPWAKEIFCHSNRFLLHANMYTSVLFLTFISIDRYLLMKHPFREHLLQRRRTAIIVSVAVWIWVILELLPLIHFLTPIATASNSKCLDYASSGDPAESIIYSMFLTVAGFLIPLCVMCFFYVKMVKFLKNRSDQHNSSLTLEKPLFLVILAVVIFSLLFTPYHIMRNVRLASRIPAWNVSVCTQHIINAVYIITRPIAFLNSAINPVFYFLMGDHFREMLMAKIRQLLNRKRTNMENSNTGKQGTQRATSLG, encoded by the coding sequence GCTGTGAATGAGACAGACGGCTGTTTGCTGTTGGACAGTTTCCTAGAAAAGTACTATCTCTCCACCATGTATAGCCTTGAGTTCATTGTAGGCCTCACTGGAAATACTGTTGTTGTGTTTGGGtatattttctgcttgaaaaactggaaaagtgGCAACATCTACCTGTTTAATTTATCATTATCAGATTTATTATTTCTGTGTACTCTTCCAGTACTTGTGAGAAGCTACTCTAGTCCATGGGCAAAGGAGATCTTCTGCCATAGCAACAGATTCCTGTTGCATGCAAACATGTACACCAGCGTCCTTTTCCTTACCTTTATCAGTATTGACCGATACCTGCTCATGAAACATCCTTTCAGAGAACATTTGCTACAGAGAAGAAGAACTGCCATTATAGTGTCTGTTGCTGTATGGATATGGGTTATATTGGAACTGTTGCCGCTGATCCATTTCCTTACGCCTATAGCAACTGCCAGTAACAGCAAGTGTCTTGATTATGCAAGTTCTGGAGACCCAGCAGAAAGCATCATCTATAGCATGTTTCTGACCGTCGCAGGGTTCCTTATTCCTCTCTGTGTCATGTGCTTCTTCTACGTAAAGATGGTTAAGTTTCTTAAGAACAGGAGTGACCAACACAATTCTTCCCTGACACTtgaaaaacctctttttttaGTCATCCTAGCAGTGGTTATCTTCTCATTACTCTTTACTCCGTATCACATAATGCGCAATGTGCGACTTGCTTCACGAATACCAGCCTGGAATGTATCTGTGTGCACACAGCACATCATCAATGCCGTTTATATCATCACGAGACCCATTGCATTTTTAAATAGTGCTATTAATcctgttttttatttcttaatgggTGACCACTTCAGAGAGATGCTGATGGCAAAAATAAGGCAGCTCTTGAACAGAAAAAGAACTAATATGGAGAACTCCAATACTGGGAAACAAGGAACACAAAGAGCAACTAGCTTAGGATGA